The Hemitrygon akajei chromosome 23, sHemAka1.3, whole genome shotgun sequence genome includes a window with the following:
- the phyhiplb gene encoding phytanoyl-CoA hydroxylase-interacting protein-like codes for MDAHLAHSINSPTSPCNDMLKNISNLEAIQLCDREGNKSQDSGIAEMEELAVPHNIKISNITCDSFKISWSMDSKCKDRITHYFIDLNKKETKNSNKFKHKDVPTKLVAKAVPLPMTVRGHWFLSPRTEYTVAVQTASKQGDGDYTVSDWSEVVEFCTADYSKVHLTQLMEKAEAISGRMLKFSVFYRNQHKEYFDYIREKHGETMQPSAKDNSGSHGSPISGKLEGIFFSCNTEFNTGKPPHDSPYGRYRYQIPASKLFNEDTNLYFGDFYCMYTAYHYIILVIAPVGSAGDEFCKQRLPQLNIADNKFLTCTEEDGRLVYHHVQDAILEIIYTDPVDLSLGTVAEISGHQLMSLSTANAKKDPSCKTCNISVGR; via the exons GAAACAAATCACAGGACAGTGGCATTGCAGAGATGGAAGAGCTCGCTGTTCCTCATAACATAAAAATAAGCAACATCACATGTGATTCTTTCAAAATCTCATGGAGCATGGATTCAAAATGTAAAGATCGTATTACGCATTACTTTATTGACCTGAACAAGAAAGAAACCAAGAATTCCAATAAATTCAAACACAAG GATGTTCCTACTAAATTGGTGGCAAAAGCAGTTCCTCTGCCAATGACAGTACGTGGTCACTGGTTCTTGAGTCCCAGAACAGAGTATACTGTAGCTGTTCAGACTGCTTCAAAGCAAGGTGATGGCGATTACACTGTGTCTGACTGGAGTGAAGTTGTGGAATTCTGTACTGCAG ACTATTCCAAGGTTCATCTAACACAGTTAATGGAAAAAGCCGAAGCAATTTCAGGACGGATGCTGAAGTTTTCAGTTTTCTATCGTAACCAACACAAAGAATACTTTGACTATATTCG GGAGAAACACGGGGAAACAATGCAACCTTCTGCAAAAGATAACAGTGGTAGTCATGGTTCTCCCAtcagtgggaaactggaaggcaTTTTCTTCAGCTGCAACACTGAGTTCAACACTGGAAAACCTCCACATGATTCACCTTATGGCAGGTATCGCTATCAGATCCCAGCTAGCAAACTCTTCAACGAAGACACAAACCTCTACTTTGGAGATTTTTATTGTATGTATACAGCTTATCACTATATCATCCTGGTTATTGCACCTGTGGGATCAGCAGGAGATGAATTCTGCAAGCAACGACTTCCTCAGCTAAATATCGCAGACAACAAATTCCTGACATGCACtgaggaggatggtaggctggttTATCATCATGTTCAGGATGCCATTTTAGAAATAATCTACACTGACCCTGTGGATCTCTCTCTCGGTACCGTGGCTGAGATTAGTGGCCATCAGTTGATGAGTCTGTCCACAGCCAATGCTAAAAAAGATCCTAGCTGCAAGACCTGTAATATTAGTGTTGGCCGTTAA